The proteins below come from a single Chitinophaga pinensis DSM 2588 genomic window:
- a CDS encoding tetratricopeptide repeat protein has product MQFIRKFLVSGHWYLFLASFCILAAPAAKAQQTRVYTEPDKVFKDAQQLFQQEKYAVAMQLFRQTIDNIGYFQETSRSLVKTDAQYYYTVCALKLGQANGEKLALDFLANYNNNAREQLVSYQLAKYYFHQNKLKEAIPLYEKANIENLSNAEIAEAKFELAYCYFNVKDFQKAQPLFGSIKEVQGKYYMSANYYYGFIAYYNRQYNEALTSFQRVVNEPKYSAIVPYYIAEIYYFQNKKDQLISYGEPLVKKGGLYYEAELKQLLGQTYFERKEYQKALPYLQEFNDNADEVRKEDIYQLSYSYYQTGNFSKAINGFKQLSSEKDSLGQNSMYLLGDCYLRTNQKANARNAFAFCARNSANPQQQEISRFNYGKLSYELGYQDAAVSELTSFVNTYPRSAYTKEAREILVNLFANTNNYNDALTIIEAMPEKSPAVLKAYQKVAYGRATEVINDQQLAEADRLLDISLKNPYDKNLVQLAHFWKAEISMRQNKTQDAISHLNTYLTGAVPSSGEANAQTASYNMGYALLKAEDYTRALQHFEAAQRTTGPNAARITTDAALRSADCYYMLKDYPKAMALYEKIIANNQPGSDYATYQKSIILGIQGKTNEKVALLKQLGNKFPSSGFGNDADLEIANTYLAEEKYNEAIPYLENVLQKQPNGPNAPRALLKLGLCYFNKDNDDKALSYYRQVIEKYPNSPEANAALTAVKDIYVSQGKTDAYIALLKASGQTITASAEDSLSYAAAESKFSNGDCAGAVPAFNSYLQRFPNGAFVLPANFYKSECAYNNKDYAGALPGYEFVLTKNNSLYAERAALQAANINFYQVKNYEKSRTYYLQLQDLSTTKENTFAATRGLLRSNYQLKHWDEVNSYAEILLSSSNISTDDQIVGHAYLGRAEQEGGNYDEAIKEYKIAAGLTKSEIGAEARYNIAYCLLQKNDLAGAEKAGFDVIKNTPGYEMWVAKSYILLGDIYHRQKDYFNAKATFQSIAENCQIAELKQEAKDKLAKVEADEKAASKIKSNK; this is encoded by the coding sequence ATGCAATTCATAAGAAAGTTTCTTGTTTCCGGACATTGGTACTTATTCCTGGCCTCTTTCTGTATACTGGCTGCACCTGCGGCGAAAGCACAGCAAACGCGCGTATATACAGAGCCGGATAAAGTTTTCAAGGACGCCCAGCAACTTTTCCAGCAGGAAAAATACGCCGTGGCCATGCAATTGTTCCGTCAAACGATCGATAACATCGGCTATTTTCAGGAGACAAGCCGCAGTCTCGTAAAGACAGACGCTCAGTATTATTATACCGTCTGTGCACTGAAACTCGGTCAGGCAAATGGCGAAAAACTGGCGCTGGACTTCCTCGCCAACTACAATAACAACGCAAGGGAGCAACTGGTCAGCTATCAGCTGGCGAAGTATTACTTCCATCAGAATAAGCTCAAAGAAGCCATTCCGCTGTACGAAAAAGCCAATATCGAGAACCTTTCCAATGCCGAAATCGCAGAAGCAAAGTTTGAACTGGCTTATTGCTATTTCAATGTAAAAGACTTCCAGAAAGCGCAACCACTGTTCGGTTCCATCAAGGAAGTACAAGGCAAATACTACATGTCGGCTAACTATTACTACGGTTTCATCGCGTATTATAACCGTCAGTACAATGAAGCCCTCACCAGCTTCCAGCGGGTAGTAAATGAGCCTAAATACAGCGCCATCGTTCCTTATTATATCGCTGAAATCTATTACTTCCAGAATAAGAAAGACCAGTTGATCAGTTACGGCGAACCGCTTGTTAAGAAAGGCGGACTGTATTACGAAGCTGAACTGAAACAGTTACTGGGCCAGACCTATTTCGAAAGAAAAGAATACCAGAAGGCACTGCCTTACCTGCAGGAATTCAATGACAATGCAGACGAGGTCAGAAAAGAAGATATTTACCAGCTGTCTTACAGCTACTATCAGACCGGCAACTTCAGCAAGGCAATCAACGGTTTCAAACAACTGAGCAGCGAAAAAGACTCTCTGGGACAAAACTCCATGTACCTGCTGGGTGACTGTTACCTGCGTACCAACCAGAAAGCCAATGCACGTAACGCATTCGCCTTCTGTGCACGTAACAGTGCCAATCCGCAGCAACAGGAAATTTCCCGCTTTAACTATGGTAAACTGTCCTACGAACTCGGTTATCAGGACGCTGCTGTATCTGAACTGACCAGCTTTGTCAATACCTATCCGCGTTCGGCTTACACCAAGGAAGCCCGCGAGATCCTGGTAAACCTCTTCGCCAATACCAACAACTATAACGATGCACTGACCATCATCGAGGCAATGCCGGAGAAATCTCCTGCTGTGCTGAAAGCCTACCAGAAAGTAGCTTACGGTCGTGCAACGGAAGTAATCAATGACCAGCAACTCGCAGAAGCGGACCGCCTGCTGGACATCTCCCTGAAAAATCCTTACGATAAAAATCTTGTGCAGCTGGCGCATTTCTGGAAAGCGGAAATCTCCATGCGACAGAACAAAACACAGGACGCGATCAGTCACCTGAATACTTATCTGACCGGCGCTGTGCCTTCTTCCGGTGAAGCCAATGCACAGACGGCCAGCTATAATATGGGTTATGCGCTGTTGAAAGCAGAAGATTATACCCGCGCTTTACAGCACTTTGAAGCGGCACAACGCACTACCGGACCAAATGCAGCACGCATCACCACAGATGCAGCTCTCCGTAGTGCCGACTGTTACTACATGCTGAAAGATTATCCGAAAGCAATGGCGCTGTATGAGAAGATCATCGCCAATAACCAGCCAGGTTCTGACTATGCTACCTATCAGAAGAGTATCATTCTGGGTATCCAGGGCAAGACCAATGAAAAAGTGGCCCTGCTGAAACAACTGGGTAACAAATTCCCAAGCTCCGGTTTCGGTAATGACGCAGATCTGGAGATCGCAAACACTTATCTGGCAGAAGAGAAATATAACGAAGCAATTCCTTACCTGGAAAATGTATTGCAGAAACAGCCTAATGGTCCGAATGCACCACGTGCATTACTCAAACTGGGTCTCTGCTACTTCAATAAAGACAATGACGATAAGGCACTCTCCTACTATCGTCAGGTAATTGAGAAATATCCAAACTCTCCTGAAGCGAATGCGGCACTGACTGCAGTAAAGGATATCTATGTTAGTCAGGGTAAAACCGATGCCTATATCGCATTGCTGAAAGCATCCGGACAAACCATCACCGCTTCTGCTGAAGACTCCCTGAGCTATGCAGCAGCTGAATCGAAATTCAGCAATGGCGATTGTGCCGGTGCAGTTCCTGCCTTCAACAGCTACCTGCAACGCTTTCCTAACGGCGCGTTTGTATTGCCTGCAAACTTCTACAAATCAGAATGTGCGTATAACAACAAAGATTACGCAGGTGCATTACCTGGTTATGAGTTTGTACTGACTAAAAACAACAGTTTGTATGCAGAACGTGCTGCATTACAGGCCGCAAATATCAACTTCTATCAGGTGAAGAATTATGAGAAATCCCGCACTTACTATCTGCAGCTGCAGGACCTTTCTACCACCAAAGAAAACACCTTCGCCGCTACCCGAGGTCTGTTGCGCAGCAACTACCAGCTGAAACACTGGGATGAAGTGAACAGTTACGCAGAAATCCTGCTGTCCAGCAGCAACATCAGTACAGATGACCAGATCGTAGGTCATGCGTACCTGGGTCGCGCAGAACAGGAAGGTGGTAACTACGATGAAGCGATCAAAGAATATAAGATAGCAGCTGGCCTGACCAAATCAGAAATCGGTGCGGAAGCCCGCTATAACATTGCTTACTGTCTGTTACAGAAGAATGATCTGGCAGGCGCTGAAAAAGCAGGTTTTGATGTAATAAAGAATACGCCTGGTTATGAAATGTGGGTTGCAAAATCCTACATCCTGCTGGGTGATATATACCATCGCCAGAAAGACTATTTCAATGCAAAGGCAACCTTCCAGAGCATTGCAGAAAACTGTCAGATCGCTGAGCTGAAACAGGAAGCGAAAGACAAACTGGCGAAAGTAGAAGCAGACGAAAAAGCTGCCTCTAAAATTAAATCCAATAAATAA
- a CDS encoding DoxX family protein, whose translation MSKLFTSRVNAGAVNFAMLILRVVSGGMMFTHGWAKLNSFSAKKDGFPDPLHVGHAVSMSLTVFAEALCAALIVVGLLTRLAAVPLVICMGVVIFMVKKGAPLNENEMAILFLAAFIAILFAGPGKFSLDHLFGKGK comes from the coding sequence ATGAGTAAACTATTTACTTCGCGTGTGAACGCCGGCGCCGTTAACTTTGCCATGCTGATATTGCGGGTGGTATCCGGAGGGATGATGTTCACACACGGATGGGCAAAACTGAACTCTTTTTCAGCTAAAAAGGACGGTTTTCCCGACCCATTGCACGTCGGACATGCAGTATCGATGTCACTGACTGTCTTTGCAGAAGCGCTTTGCGCAGCATTGATCGTGGTAGGATTGCTGACACGCCTGGCGGCTGTACCGCTGGTGATTTGTATGGGAGTGGTGATATTTATGGTAAAGAAAGGAGCGCCACTGAACGAAAATGAGATGGCTATCCTGTTCCTGGCAGCGTTTATCGCTATATTATTTGCCGGTCCTGGTAAGTTCAGCCTGGATCATCTATTTGGAAAAGGAAAATAA
- a CDS encoding acyl-CoA thioesterase: MFTQTTQIRVRYGETDQMGYLYYGNYALYYEVGRAEAIRTLGFTYAELEKQGIIMPVAELNSKYLRPAYYDDLITVKTILKELPVDHKIRFHTELYNEKGDLLNVGVTTLVFLHADTKQRYGMPPVMMERLAPFFEKSL, encoded by the coding sequence ATGTTTACACAGACGACACAGATTCGCGTACGCTATGGAGAAACAGACCAGATGGGATACCTTTATTATGGCAATTACGCATTGTACTATGAAGTAGGACGTGCGGAAGCCATCCGGACGCTGGGTTTTACCTATGCAGAGCTGGAGAAACAGGGCATCATTATGCCGGTAGCCGAACTGAATTCAAAGTACCTTCGTCCGGCTTACTACGATGATCTTATAACAGTCAAGACTATATTGAAGGAACTGCCGGTCGATCATAAGATCCGGTTCCACACGGAATTATATAACGAGAAAGGCGATCTATTGAACGTAGGCGTGACCACCCTGGTATTCCTGCATGCGGATACCAAACAGCGTTATGGAATGCCTCCTGTTATGATGGAACGTCTGGCTCCCTTTTTTGAGAAAAGCCTGTAA
- a CDS encoding CinA family nicotinamide mononucleotide deamidase-related protein yields the protein MTIQADKVVATIITIGDELLIGQTIDTNSAWMAQQLNAMGIWVHRRVAIGDVREAILDALEKEGAVSDIVLITGGLGPTADDITKPVLCEYFGGTLVRDEITYRQVMEFFESRGLPALKRNEDQALVPDVASVLHNTRGTAPGMWFERDGKIYVSMPGVPHEMKGLMIDHVLPRLQEYFQTPAVVHQTLLTSGMGESFVAERLTNFESALPSHIKLAYLPSYGLLKLRLTSSGPDKLSTAAALSIYFHQIKEILADITVYDQDLPMGEVLGTLLKEKGKTVATAESCTGGFIAHNITLIPGSSAWYKGSIVSYANEIKNSLLGVKQETLQANGAVSEAVVREMAHGALAQLKTDYIIAVSGIMGPDGGTPEKPVGTVWIAVGSAKELVTMKYHLRYDRLSNIQITATYAMNELRKLIV from the coding sequence ATGACAATACAAGCGGACAAGGTAGTAGCTACCATCATCACGATCGGAGATGAACTACTGATAGGACAAACGATAGATACGAATTCTGCCTGGATGGCACAGCAGCTGAATGCGATGGGTATATGGGTACACCGCCGTGTAGCCATCGGTGATGTAAGAGAGGCTATCCTGGACGCATTGGAGAAAGAAGGGGCGGTGTCTGATATCGTGTTGATCACGGGAGGACTGGGCCCTACGGCAGATGATATTACCAAACCCGTTTTATGTGAATATTTCGGCGGAACACTGGTAAGAGATGAGATTACCTACCGTCAGGTCATGGAGTTTTTCGAAAGCAGGGGGCTTCCGGCCCTCAAGCGGAACGAAGATCAGGCCCTTGTTCCTGATGTAGCCTCTGTACTGCATAATACAAGGGGAACCGCTCCGGGTATGTGGTTTGAAAGGGATGGAAAGATATATGTTTCTATGCCTGGTGTGCCTCATGAAATGAAGGGACTGATGATTGACCATGTGCTGCCACGCCTGCAGGAGTATTTTCAGACGCCTGCCGTTGTGCATCAGACATTGCTGACATCCGGTATGGGAGAATCTTTTGTGGCCGAGCGACTGACAAATTTTGAGTCTGCATTGCCGTCGCATATCAAACTGGCATATCTGCCGTCTTATGGTCTGCTGAAGCTGCGACTGACCTCTTCAGGTCCTGATAAACTCTCTACTGCTGCCGCATTGTCTATCTATTTTCACCAGATAAAAGAGATACTGGCAGATATCACGGTATATGACCAGGATCTGCCGATGGGAGAGGTATTAGGTACCCTGTTGAAGGAAAAAGGAAAGACCGTTGCTACTGCTGAAAGCTGTACCGGCGGCTTTATTGCCCATAATATCACACTGATACCGGGAAGTTCTGCCTGGTATAAAGGCAGTATTGTGAGTTATGCCAACGAAATTAAAAACAGTCTGCTGGGCGTAAAACAAGAAACGCTGCAGGCTAATGGCGCAGTGAGTGAGGCCGTAGTGCGGGAGATGGCGCACGGCGCGTTGGCACAGCTGAAAACAGACTATATTATAGCCGTGTCGGGCATTATGGGTCCTGACGGAGGGACTCCGGAAAAGCCTGTGGGCACCGTATGGATAGCAGTCGGTAGTGCGAAAGAACTGGTGACAATGAAGTACCACTTGCGTTACGACCGGCTGAGTAACATACAAATAACAGCAACTTATGCGATGAATGAATTGAGGAAGTTGATAGTATAA
- a CDS encoding dihydrolipoamide acetyltransferase family protein, with protein MAIVELVMPKMGESIMEATILRWHKKPGDQVKADETVLEIATDKVDSEVPSIADGEITEILYAENDVVPVGTVIARINTTADAGFATAAPVAPPAAQSAPVAASEEVHVVTNEPASAPYEAQFVTSGARFYSPLVLTIAQQEGISFAELEKIPGTGNEGRVTKKDILNFVEAKSKGHVPAAAPVQQQETAAPVEQPVSRPAATTPVAAVPTTAPASNNGVAAPPTTQQPTSAPISMGSYTGNVEIIEMDRMRKLIAEHMVRSKHTSPHVTSFAEADVTNMVKWRDQIKKEFEKREGEKITFTPLFIEALVRCIKKYPLLNSSLEGDKIILKRDINVGMATALPSGNLIVPVIRNADMLNLVGLTRQVNHLANAARQNKLKPDDTQNGTITLTNVGSFGSLAGTPIINQPQVAILAVGAIKKRPVVIETPHGDTIAIRHMMYLSMSYDHRIVDGALGSTFLSAVAHELEHFNPEREY; from the coding sequence ATGGCCATTGTAGAACTGGTAATGCCCAAAATGGGGGAAAGTATTATGGAAGCCACCATATTACGTTGGCATAAGAAGCCGGGAGATCAGGTAAAAGCTGATGAAACCGTGCTTGAAATTGCAACGGATAAGGTGGATAGCGAAGTACCTTCTATTGCCGATGGGGAGATTACCGAGATACTCTACGCAGAAAATGACGTCGTACCGGTAGGTACTGTCATAGCACGTATCAATACTACTGCTGATGCCGGCTTTGCAACTGCAGCTCCGGTAGCGCCACCGGCTGCACAGTCCGCGCCTGTTGCCGCAAGTGAAGAAGTACATGTTGTAACAAATGAACCTGCAAGCGCTCCTTATGAAGCACAGTTTGTGACGAGCGGCGCCCGTTTCTATTCTCCACTGGTGCTGACAATTGCACAACAGGAAGGCATCAGTTTCGCCGAATTGGAAAAAATACCAGGTACCGGCAATGAAGGTCGTGTTACCAAGAAAGATATCTTAAACTTCGTAGAAGCTAAGAGCAAAGGGCATGTTCCTGCTGCTGCACCTGTTCAACAACAGGAAACTGCGGCTCCGGTAGAACAGCCTGTAAGCCGTCCGGCTGCTACGACGCCTGTTGCTGCTGTTCCGACAACAGCGCCGGCCAGCAACAATGGAGTGGCTGCTCCGCCGACTACACAACAGCCGACCAGCGCACCTATAAGTATGGGTAGCTACACTGGTAATGTGGAAATCATTGAAATGGATCGTATGCGTAAGCTGATCGCAGAGCATATGGTGCGTAGTAAACATACCAGTCCGCATGTAACCAGCTTTGCAGAAGCAGACGTTACCAACATGGTGAAATGGCGTGATCAGATTAAGAAAGAGTTCGAAAAAAGAGAAGGAGAGAAGATCACTTTTACACCACTCTTTATCGAGGCACTGGTAAGATGTATCAAGAAATATCCTTTGCTGAACAGCTCTCTGGAGGGTGATAAGATCATTCTGAAAAGAGATATCAATGTCGGTATGGCTACAGCGTTACCATCTGGTAACCTGATCGTTCCGGTGATCCGCAATGCAGACATGCTGAACCTGGTAGGGTTGACCCGTCAGGTAAATCATCTCGCGAATGCTGCCCGTCAGAACAAGCTGAAACCTGATGATACGCAAAACGGTACCATCACCCTGACTAACGTTGGTTCTTTTGGTAGTCTGGCAGGTACGCCGATTATCAACCAGCCACAGGTAGCCATCCTGGCGGTGGGAGCTATTAAGAAGCGTCCTGTGGTGATTGAAACACCACATGGCGATACCATCGCTATCCGTCACATGATGTATCTGTCAATGTCTTACGATCACCGTATCGTGGATGGCGCATTGGGATCTACTTTCCTGAGTGCTGTAGCACATGAACTGGAACATTTCAATCCTGAAAGAGAGTATTAA
- a CDS encoding RNA recognition motif domain-containing protein — MNIYVANLHYRLNDADLHQIFSEFGEVTSAKIIKDHETGRSRGFGFVEMPNQEEGSKAMDSLNGTEIEGKQLMVNEARPKQPNNNSRGGGFNRGGSGGYGGGGGRGRY, encoded by the coding sequence ATGAACATTTACGTAGCCAACCTGCACTACAGGTTGAACGATGCAGACCTTCACCAGATATTCAGCGAATTTGGCGAGGTTACTTCTGCTAAAATTATCAAGGACCACGAGACTGGCCGTTCACGCGGTTTCGGATTCGTGGAAATGCCCAACCAGGAAGAAGGTAGCAAGGCTATGGATAGTTTGAACGGTACTGAAATCGAAGGCAAACAATTGATGGTAAACGAAGCAAGACCTAAACAACCGAATAATAACTCAAGAGGTGGTGGATTTAATCGCGGTGGAAGCGGTGGATACGGCGGCGGCGGCGGCCGTGGTCGTTATTAA
- a CDS encoding DUF4230 domain-containing protein, with protein sequence MKRFFRFVFFIAIAILLFWLGKQFGSKSVNQSILSNSQIVREIAELASLEVQGNATIKRSNITDDGEWTTNLKKAFLENTIWVSVPYTGKYGINVDEKSFKVTVSDKKITVNIPQPKLLSYELKVDKMETSNRKGWFLFQDDETYTDVQRKLYQTSRDQLENNQLYINQSKEKLTKIIRQYYQPFLQDHELEVIFGNSAPVLLN encoded by the coding sequence ATGAAAAGATTTTTTCGTTTCGTTTTTTTCATTGCCATCGCTATCCTTCTCTTCTGGCTGGGTAAACAATTCGGCAGCAAAAGTGTGAATCAAAGTATCCTTTCTAACAGTCAGATCGTGCGGGAAATCGCGGAGCTGGCTAGTCTGGAAGTGCAGGGAAATGCAACGATCAAACGTAGTAATATCACTGATGATGGGGAATGGACGACCAATCTTAAAAAGGCTTTCCTGGAAAATACGATCTGGGTGTCCGTGCCATATACAGGCAAGTACGGCATCAATGTGGACGAGAAAAGCTTCAAGGTAACCGTCTCTGATAAGAAGATTACGGTCAATATTCCACAACCAAAACTGCTCAGCTACGAACTGAAAGTAGATAAAATGGAAACCTCCAACCGTAAAGGCTGGTTCCTGTTCCAGGATGATGAAACCTATACAGATGTGCAGCGTAAACTATACCAGACTTCCCGTGATCAGCTGGAAAACAATCAGCTGTATATCAATCAATCCAAAGAAAAACTGACAAAAATTATCAGGCAGTATTATCAACCCTTCCTGCAGGATCATGAGCTGGAAGTGATCTTTGGTAACAGTGCGCCGGTACTGCTCAATTAA
- a CDS encoding cupin domain-containing protein → MQNPRHNAAYWREHLNLQSHVEGGAFKETYRSSWEFKQAVLPPAMKGDRSASTGIYFLLEEGEFSAFHRIAADEMWHFYDGHSLAIYDIDTSGTLTVHKLGLNIEDGEQPQLVIKAGHWFASRVEVPGGFALVGCTVAPGFDFADFELATKDNLRAVYPQHAELIASLVHG, encoded by the coding sequence ATGCAAAACCCAAGACACAATGCCGCCTACTGGCGCGAACATCTCAACTTACAGTCACATGTAGAAGGTGGCGCTTTCAAGGAAACCTACCGTTCTTCATGGGAGTTTAAACAAGCAGTACTGCCGCCGGCAATGAAAGGCGACCGGAGTGCGTCAACCGGGATTTATTTCCTGCTGGAAGAAGGTGAGTTTTCTGCTTTTCACCGCATTGCGGCCGATGAAATGTGGCATTTCTATGATGGTCATTCCCTGGCGATCTATGACATTGATACTTCAGGCACACTGACGGTACATAAACTGGGTCTCAATATCGAAGATGGCGAACAACCCCAGCTTGTGATAAAAGCGGGTCACTGGTTTGCTTCAAGGGTCGAAGTACCTGGCGGATTTGCACTGGTAGGTTGTACTGTGGCGCCCGGATTCGACTTTGCAGATTTCGAACTGGCCACCAAAGACAATCTGCGGGCCGTATATCCTCAGCATGCGGAACTGATCGCCTCATTGGTACACGGCTGA
- a CDS encoding DUF6597 domain-containing transcriptional factor: MNFRIYQPATSLAPYVKQYYHLQSTNSGLINLPQNLFSLGDLYMVFLQEGEVIFQPTQHASFTLPEASVVGHFTCHHQIMVKGPVKMTVIQLNAYGCYKLAGLDMSSFNNYFRDLLKQDRECWTELAGTIAAHNDITTLDAVLDNAFTNMMCGQSHNLKQVDEIADYILSTQGYTNIEWLTKKFKLSRHTMERKFMEVIGLTPQLYARMLRFRDAMRHMQRMNVEEWQTFITNNDYYSQALFIQDFLFFKGEVPVLNQETAIAQMPVARPVAVA; the protein is encoded by the coding sequence ATGAATTTCCGTATCTACCAACCGGCAACTTCGCTGGCACCTTATGTTAAGCAGTATTATCATTTACAGAGCACGAATTCCGGACTTATTAATCTGCCGCAGAATCTTTTTTCTCTCGGAGACCTCTATATGGTTTTCCTGCAGGAAGGAGAAGTGATTTTCCAGCCAACACAACATGCATCCTTTACATTGCCTGAGGCATCTGTAGTGGGACACTTTACCTGTCATCATCAGATCATGGTGAAAGGACCGGTAAAAATGACGGTGATACAGCTGAATGCATATGGTTGTTATAAACTGGCGGGACTGGATATGTCCTCTTTCAACAACTACTTCCGCGACCTGCTGAAGCAGGATCGTGAATGCTGGACAGAGCTGGCCGGAACGATTGCAGCACACAACGACATTACTACCCTGGATGCAGTACTGGACAATGCGTTTACCAACATGATGTGTGGACAATCACACAATCTGAAACAGGTAGATGAGATTGCAGACTACATACTTAGCACACAGGGATATACGAATATTGAGTGGTTGACGAAGAAATTCAAACTTTCCCGTCATACCATGGAGCGTAAGTTCATGGAGGTGATTGGTCTGACGCCGCAGTTATATGCCCGTATGCTGCGTTTCAGAGATGCGATGCGTCACATGCAGCGGATGAATGTAGAAGAGTGGCAGACGTTTATCACAAATAACGATTATTACAGCCAGGCTTTATTTATACAAGACTTCCTGTTTTTCAAAGGCGAAGTTCCGGTACTGAACCAGGAGACAGCTATCGCACAAATGCCGGTAGCGCGCCCTGTAGCCGTGGCCTAA